The Oncorhynchus kisutch isolate 150728-3 linkage group LG20, Okis_V2, whole genome shotgun sequence genome has a segment encoding these proteins:
- the LOC109876234 gene encoding uncharacterized protein LOC109876234 isoform X1 has protein sequence MATMEPVANRQSSADSLDEWASEVWGMEEGEMDPTLAQDTTPPPHPLVKQAPRAKSEDLGSESPDAPNPRPQVSPSSENLIDSTNKMAEVVPKMEQEALSGVNQVPSSRIQVGDNELEHDLKMIDDNHCEKEEDAVAFRSPLACTGQASPAEGAPETQPYPLEEEEEEEETIDCISDGKVEVISNPVEEEMSSSDSQGSQEWPSRSHLDDVVEEDKVEEFQSVEMMENGAVRLQLNTERPARSEFEQGLSETVCATEKASVEGGPVEPSSNTPSVQVADKQEVSECPISSDREKTMSDNNNHDTMKAAETSTTTHSPLKRESSDDIFSESPENPESALAGDGEENQSVDSKPLDISSARRQWVRLDSTRGKLPQPEQSTSSRSSSCSHLVDLAQPPGVVTPDKQQGEQLLRNVTAALTHHRNQEVAAQQVFKGATLAPPLATVAKEPANQVKADLLGSGCVVVKEQAGGERKVGKREGDNRQTGGERGQRASGLGAAGEADRKKKEKRSEEKRTNPGLLMSRDSHSKASKMKLGGDLFDDSQSDSGVSADFSPGSTVELQTTTSTPTLTSPPADETPIEREIRRAVQREQSLRRSRGLHNNPPTQEYVDIPLRKSVLTETLPSKLDKSQGGKDRLFAGKKMQKEISVETQREQVLVRLGKVRGSYDKGTVRQLKERKKLFEAFQEPKETSSMILSQSKAPSWASASDLSTLEIQGNDASSVSFVGGSFGERRRSSLELMSQTQNQSPSGTPKGITYTPYGAPVPRGPTLSESAGGPIIILDNHHHLVLPAPAHVHHISKPLRHSHSTGTLTETQGLTVVDSASIYSSTSALSGEERRVFWRDEDGGRMDQEEEEEEEEVPKENPFFKLRSSSVSQDKVEQDIREAREREKELRRQRSSLYGGGGGGGGGRPASREVQSPTSPPPPLLLQNGLVTPELSVTPSSRSASATPTARQSLGKLGMWPPPQTDEYPDSQSEGLQSPWTPRQKTPLLQRWESGQVMNGHGGEEED, from the exons ATGGCAACAATGGAGCCGGTGGCCAACCGACAGAGCTCAGCCGACTCATTGGACGAGTGGGCCAGCGAGGTttgggggatggaggagggcgAAATGGACCCCACTCTGGCCCAGGACactacccctcctcctcacccgtTGGTCAAACAGGCACCCAGGGCAAAGTCAGAAGACCTGGGGTCGGAATCTCCAGATGCTCCAAATCCTAGACCCCAAGTGTCTCCCTCAAGTGAGAACCTTATAGACTCAACAAACAAAATGGCAGAAGTGGTTCCTAAAATGGAGCAGGAAGCACTTTCTGGGGTAAATCAGGTGCCTAGTAGTAGAATCCAGGTGGGTGATAATGAATTGGAACATGACCTTAAAATGATAGATGACAATCACTGTGAGAAGGAGGAAGATGCCGTTGCTTTTCGGTCGCCGCTTGCCTGCACTGGCCAAGCCTCACCTGCAGAGGGTGCTCCAGAGACCCAGCCATATCCattggaggaggaagaagaagaagaggagaccATTGACTGTATCAGTGatggtaaggtggaggtgatctCTAACCCTGTAGAGGAGGAAATGTCGTCATCTGACAGCCAGGGTAGCCAGGAGTGGCCTTCTAGATCTCACCTTGATGACGTTGTGGAGGAAGACAAAGTAGAGGAGTTTCAGTCTGTTGAGATGATGGAAAATGGCGCTGTGCGGTTGCAGTTGAATACAGAGCGTCCAGCTAGGAGTGAATTTGAGCAGGGGCTGTCAGAGACGGTGTGTGCTACTGAGAAGGCTTCTGTAGAAGGGGGTCCTGTTGAACCTAGCAGTAACACCCCATCAGTGCAGGTAGCTGACAAGCAAGAGGTTAGTGAGTGCCCAATCAGTAGTGACAGAGAGAAGACAATGTCAGACAATAACAACCATGATACTATGAAGGCTGCTGAAACTAGCACTACCACCCACTCTCCACTAAAAAGAGAGAGTTCTGATGACATATTCTCTGAGTCCCCAGAAAATCCTGAATCAGCTCTTGccggtgatggagaggagaaccagAGTGTTGACTCCAAGCCTTTAGACATCAGCTCAGCCCGGAGGCAATGGGTTAGGCTGGACAGTACCAGAGGCAAACTCCCTCAGCCTGAGCAATCCACCTCCTCTAGATCCTCCTCTTGTAGCCACCTAGTAGACCTGGCTCAGCCCCCGGGTGTAGTTACACCAGACAAACAGCAGGGGGAGCAGTTGTTACGAAATGTCACTGCTGCCCTGACGCATCATAGAAACCAGGAAGTGGCAGCACAACAGGTGTTCAAGGGAGCAACTCTGGCTCCGCCCCTGGCGACAGTCGCCAAGGAGCCAGCTAATCAGGTCAAGGCAGATCTCCTTGGCTCTGGCTGTGTTGTAGTGAAAGAGCAGGcgggtggagagagaaaggtgggaaagagggagggagacaacaggcaaacaggtggagagagagggcagagagcgaGTGGACTTGGCGCAGCGGGCGAGGCAGACAGGAAGAAAAAAGAGAAACGGAGCGAAGAAAAGAGGACAAACCCTGGGTTGTTGATGTCGAGAGACAGTCACAGCAAAGCTTCCAAGATGAAGTTGGGAGGGGACTTGTTCGATGACAGCCAGAGTGACAGCGGCGTATCTGCCGACTTCTCCCCTGGTAGTACTGTGGAGCTCCAaaccaccacctccacccccaccctcacCTCGCCTCCGGCTGACGAGACCCCCATCGAGAGGGAGATCCGTCGGGCAGTGCAGCGTGAGCAGTCCCTCAGGAGATCCAGGGGCCTCCACAACAATCCGCCCACCCAGGAATATGTGGACATCCCCCTAAGGAAGTCAGTCTTGACTGAGACCCTGCCTTCCAAGTTGGACAAGAGCCAGGGGGGGAAGGACCGTCTGTTTGCGGGGAAGAAGATGCAGAAGGAGATCAGTGTAGAGACCCAGAGGGAACAGGTCCTGGTTCGACTAGGGAAAGTTAGAGGTTCCTATGACAAGGGGACAGTACGCCAGCTCAAGGAAAGAAAGAAGTTATTCGAAGCTTTCCAGGAGCCCAAGGAGACATCCTCGATGATACTGTCCCAGAGCAAGGCACCCTCCTGGGCTTCGGCGAGTGACCTCTCCACCCTGGAGATCCAGGGGAACGACGCTTCATCTGTGTCCTTTGTCGGAGGCTCGTTCGGGGAGAGAAGACGTAGTAGCCTGGAGCTGATGtcccagacccagaaccagagCCCCTCCGGAACACCTAAAGGCATCACCTACACCCCTTATGGGGCCCCTGTCCCCCGGGGCCCCACTCTCTCCGAGAGCGCCGGGGGCCCGATCATCATCCTGGATAACCACCACCACCTGGTTCTCCCCGCTCCGGCCCACGTCCACCACATCTCCAAGCCCCTCAGGCACTCCCACAGTACGGGCACGCTCACCGAGACACAGGGCCTCACCGTGGTCGACTCCGCTTCTATATACTCCTCAACCAGTGCACTCAGcggagaagagagaagggtttTTTGGAGggatgaggatggagggaggatggatcaggaggaggaggaggaggaagaggaggttccAAAGGAGAACCCCTTCTTCAAGCTGCGCTCCTCATCGGTGTCTCAGGACAAAGTGGAGCAGGATATCCGggaagccagggagagagagaaggagctgcGGAGGCAGAGGAGCAGTCTGtacgggggaggaggaggaggaggaggggggaggccAGCCAGTAGGGAGGTACAGAGTcccacttctcctcctccacctctactactacagAACGGACTGGTGACCCCTGAACTATCTGTTACCCCCTCATCACGGTCAGCCTCTGCAACACCAACAg cACGACAGTCTCTTGGGAAGCTGGGCATGTGGcctccaccacagacagatgagTATCCGGATAGCCAATCAGAG GGCCTCCAGAGCCCATGGACCCCCAGACAGAAGACTCCTCTCCTGCAGCGCTGGGAGTCCGGCCAGGTCATGAACGGccatggaggggaggaggaggactaa
- the LOC109876234 gene encoding uncharacterized protein LOC109876234 isoform X2, producing MATMEPVANRQSSADSLDEWASEVWGMEEGEMDPTLAQDTTPPPHPLVKQAPRAKSEDLGSESPDAPNPRPQVSPSSENLIDSTNKMAEVVPKMEQEALSGVNQVPSSRIQVGDNELEHDLKMIDDNHCEKEEDAVAFRSPLACTGQASPAEGAPETQPYPLEEEEEEEETIDCISDGKVEVISNPVEEEMSSSDSQGSQEWPSRSHLDDVVEEDKVEEFQSVEMMENGAVRLQLNTERPARSEFEQGLSETVCATEKASVEGGPVEPSSNTPSVQVADKQEVSECPISSDREKTMSDNNNHDTMKAAETSTTTHSPLKRESSDDIFSESPENPESALAGDGEENQSVDSKPLDISSARRQWVRLDSTRGKLPQPEQSTSSRSSSCSHLVDLAQPPGVVTPDKQQGEQLLRNVTAALTHHRNQEVAAQQVFKGATLAPPLATVAKEPANQVKADLLGSGCVVVKEQAGGERKVGKREGDNRQTGGERGQRASGLGAAGEADRKKKEKRSEEKRTNPGLLMSRDSHSKASKMKLGGDLFDDSQSDSGVSADFSPGSTVELQTTTSTPTLTSPPADETPIEREIRRAVQREQSLRRSRGLHNNPPTQEYVDIPLRKSVLTETLPSKLDKSQGGKDRLFAGKKMQKEISVETQREQVLVRLGKVRGSYDKGTVRQLKERKKLFEAFQEPKETSSMILSQSKAPSWASASDLSTLEIQGNDASSVSFVGGSFGERRRSSLELMSQTQNQSPSGTPKGITYTPYGAPGPIIILDNHHHLVLPAPAHVHHISKPLRHSHSTGTLTETQGLTVVDSASIYSSTSALSGEERRVFWRDEDGGRMDQEEEEEEEEVPKENPFFKLRSSSVSQDKVEQDIREAREREKELRRQRSSLYGGGGGGGGGRPASREVQSPTSPPPPLLLQNGLVTPELSVTPSSRSASATPTARQSLGKLGMWPPPQTDEYPDSQSEGLQSPWTPRQKTPLLQRWESGQVMNGHGGEEED from the exons ATGGCAACAATGGAGCCGGTGGCCAACCGACAGAGCTCAGCCGACTCATTGGACGAGTGGGCCAGCGAGGTttgggggatggaggagggcgAAATGGACCCCACTCTGGCCCAGGACactacccctcctcctcacccgtTGGTCAAACAGGCACCCAGGGCAAAGTCAGAAGACCTGGGGTCGGAATCTCCAGATGCTCCAAATCCTAGACCCCAAGTGTCTCCCTCAAGTGAGAACCTTATAGACTCAACAAACAAAATGGCAGAAGTGGTTCCTAAAATGGAGCAGGAAGCACTTTCTGGGGTAAATCAGGTGCCTAGTAGTAGAATCCAGGTGGGTGATAATGAATTGGAACATGACCTTAAAATGATAGATGACAATCACTGTGAGAAGGAGGAAGATGCCGTTGCTTTTCGGTCGCCGCTTGCCTGCACTGGCCAAGCCTCACCTGCAGAGGGTGCTCCAGAGACCCAGCCATATCCattggaggaggaagaagaagaagaggagaccATTGACTGTATCAGTGatggtaaggtggaggtgatctCTAACCCTGTAGAGGAGGAAATGTCGTCATCTGACAGCCAGGGTAGCCAGGAGTGGCCTTCTAGATCTCACCTTGATGACGTTGTGGAGGAAGACAAAGTAGAGGAGTTTCAGTCTGTTGAGATGATGGAAAATGGCGCTGTGCGGTTGCAGTTGAATACAGAGCGTCCAGCTAGGAGTGAATTTGAGCAGGGGCTGTCAGAGACGGTGTGTGCTACTGAGAAGGCTTCTGTAGAAGGGGGTCCTGTTGAACCTAGCAGTAACACCCCATCAGTGCAGGTAGCTGACAAGCAAGAGGTTAGTGAGTGCCCAATCAGTAGTGACAGAGAGAAGACAATGTCAGACAATAACAACCATGATACTATGAAGGCTGCTGAAACTAGCACTACCACCCACTCTCCACTAAAAAGAGAGAGTTCTGATGACATATTCTCTGAGTCCCCAGAAAATCCTGAATCAGCTCTTGccggtgatggagaggagaaccagAGTGTTGACTCCAAGCCTTTAGACATCAGCTCAGCCCGGAGGCAATGGGTTAGGCTGGACAGTACCAGAGGCAAACTCCCTCAGCCTGAGCAATCCACCTCCTCTAGATCCTCCTCTTGTAGCCACCTAGTAGACCTGGCTCAGCCCCCGGGTGTAGTTACACCAGACAAACAGCAGGGGGAGCAGTTGTTACGAAATGTCACTGCTGCCCTGACGCATCATAGAAACCAGGAAGTGGCAGCACAACAGGTGTTCAAGGGAGCAACTCTGGCTCCGCCCCTGGCGACAGTCGCCAAGGAGCCAGCTAATCAGGTCAAGGCAGATCTCCTTGGCTCTGGCTGTGTTGTAGTGAAAGAGCAGGcgggtggagagagaaaggtgggaaagagggagggagacaacaggcaaacaggtggagagagagggcagagagcgaGTGGACTTGGCGCAGCGGGCGAGGCAGACAGGAAGAAAAAAGAGAAACGGAGCGAAGAAAAGAGGACAAACCCTGGGTTGTTGATGTCGAGAGACAGTCACAGCAAAGCTTCCAAGATGAAGTTGGGAGGGGACTTGTTCGATGACAGCCAGAGTGACAGCGGCGTATCTGCCGACTTCTCCCCTGGTAGTACTGTGGAGCTCCAaaccaccacctccacccccaccctcacCTCGCCTCCGGCTGACGAGACCCCCATCGAGAGGGAGATCCGTCGGGCAGTGCAGCGTGAGCAGTCCCTCAGGAGATCCAGGGGCCTCCACAACAATCCGCCCACCCAGGAATATGTGGACATCCCCCTAAGGAAGTCAGTCTTGACTGAGACCCTGCCTTCCAAGTTGGACAAGAGCCAGGGGGGGAAGGACCGTCTGTTTGCGGGGAAGAAGATGCAGAAGGAGATCAGTGTAGAGACCCAGAGGGAACAGGTCCTGGTTCGACTAGGGAAAGTTAGAGGTTCCTATGACAAGGGGACAGTACGCCAGCTCAAGGAAAGAAAGAAGTTATTCGAAGCTTTCCAGGAGCCCAAGGAGACATCCTCGATGATACTGTCCCAGAGCAAGGCACCCTCCTGGGCTTCGGCGAGTGACCTCTCCACCCTGGAGATCCAGGGGAACGACGCTTCATCTGTGTCCTTTGTCGGAGGCTCGTTCGGGGAGAGAAGACGTAGTAGCCTGGAGCTGATGtcccagacccagaaccagagCCCCTCCGGAACACCTAAAGGCATCACCTACACCCCTTATGGGGCCCCT GGCCCGATCATCATCCTGGATAACCACCACCACCTGGTTCTCCCCGCTCCGGCCCACGTCCACCACATCTCCAAGCCCCTCAGGCACTCCCACAGTACGGGCACGCTCACCGAGACACAGGGCCTCACCGTGGTCGACTCCGCTTCTATATACTCCTCAACCAGTGCACTCAGcggagaagagagaagggtttTTTGGAGggatgaggatggagggaggatggatcaggaggaggaggaggaggaagaggaggttccAAAGGAGAACCCCTTCTTCAAGCTGCGCTCCTCATCGGTGTCTCAGGACAAAGTGGAGCAGGATATCCGggaagccagggagagagagaaggagctgcGGAGGCAGAGGAGCAGTCTGtacgggggaggaggaggaggaggaggggggaggccAGCCAGTAGGGAGGTACAGAGTcccacttctcctcctccacctctactactacagAACGGACTGGTGACCCCTGAACTATCTGTTACCCCCTCATCACGGTCAGCCTCTGCAACACCAACAg cACGACAGTCTCTTGGGAAGCTGGGCATGTGGcctccaccacagacagatgagTATCCGGATAGCCAATCAGAG GGCCTCCAGAGCCCATGGACCCCCAGACAGAAGACTCCTCTCCTGCAGCGCTGGGAGTCCGGCCAGGTCATGAACGGccatggaggggaggaggaggactaa